The genomic DNA GAATTGGTAATGATTATGTTAAGAAGGGGTTCAGAACAATATGAAAAGATGGACGATTGCATGTCTCGTGCTTATGATCGTTATTCTCGCAGGATGCTCCTCTGCGGGCAGCCAGACAGGAATGCCGGACGGGATTCCCGAAATTATTGATGTACAAATCCAAAGTGAGCCTGAGAAGCTGAATCCCGGGGAGCCGGCTAGAATTCAAGCCAAGGTTACTCAGGGTGGTGAAGAAGTGACCGATGCCAAATCCGTAACTTTCGAAGTGTGGCTTAGCGGTAGCGATACGCACGAAATGCTGGAGGGCACGCACGCTGGAAATGGAGTCTACAGTATTGACAAAACCTTTGAGCAGGATGGAGTTTACAATGTCATCGCGCACGTGACGGCTCGGGATATGCATAATATGCCGCGGAAGCAGCTTATCGTCGGCGAGGTGACGGAAGACGAAATCGAACAAGCAAAGGATTCGCTCTACGATAAGAGCTCTCATATGGACTAAATATCGATAAGGAGAGAACGCGAATGAGAACGGGAAAAGGACCGCTGCTGCTGCTTGTAATGGCATTCGTTTTACTGGCTGTAACCGCTTGCGGTCAATCGGCTTCGACGGATAGCGGCTCGGCCTCCTCGCCAGCCGGAAGTAAGGCCGATGCCAAGCCGACGCTAATCTACAAACAGAGCTGTGCCAGCTGCCACGCCGTTGACCTTAGCGGAAAGGTAGGGCCAAGCCTGCAGGAAATCGGCTCCAAACTGAGCGAGGAAGAAATTTACGAGGCGATCAGTTCGGGAAGGCCGGGGATGCCCCCTTTCGAGAAGAGGCTGAAGACCGAGGAAATCCAGGCATTGGCTGCTTGGCTCGCCAACCATACGGCTGCTGATGAAGGGGCGGACCAATGAAGCGTACGAAGCGGATCATTGATATCGGAATTATTGCCTTGCTTGTTGTTGCTGCTATCGGACTGCTTGCTTTCTCCTGGGGAGGGGGCAAGCCGAATGATCTCAGCATACCGGTGGGATCATTCGAGTTCACCGACCAGGACGGCGGCCAGGTAGGTCTGGACGATTTAAAGGGCAAGGTTTGGGTCGCCCATTTCATGTTCACGAATTGCTCTACTGTATGTCCGACCCTTACTGCGAACATGGCAAAGCTGCAAAGCGAGATTAAGTCGGCCGGTCTTAAAGCGGATCTCGTATCGTTTTCTGTCGACCCCGAGAAGGACACGCCGGAAGCCTTGAAGACGTACATCGGCAAGTTTACGGATGATTTGAGCAACTGGCATGCTTTGACTGGCTATTCGTTTGAGGACATTCAGGCCTTTGGTCAACTGAGCTTTAAGACTGCCATCCAGAAGGATGCTATTGGGGATCAGGTCATTCACGGCATTTCCTTTTATCTTGTGGATGCTTCGGGAACCATCGTGACGAAATACGACGGGCAGGATCCGCCTTACAGCCAAATTATTAAACATATCAAAGCGTTATCCCGTTGATAATTTACCTTTAAACCGAATGAATAAGAAGGCGCCGGCAGCCGAGAAGAACAGCACGGTTTGCAGCATGAAGCCGGATAAGCTGTCAGAGCCGCTCCCCCAGTGCTTTGAGATCAATTGGACCAGGAGCATGGAACCGATTAATATCAAAGCGTCTATAATGAGAGCGGGGAGCAGCCGGACTATGCGGGCCAGCTTGAACTTTAAGGCATATAAATTAACGAGTGCAGAAATCATCTCCATGGCCAGAATGCCGATCGCTGCCCCGATATAACCCCAGCCAGGGATCGCTATAAGCACATATTGGATGACGATGGAGCAGCTTATTCCGGCAAGCAAACCAAAGAAGGTTATTTTCTTGATATCCTGCGACCACAAAATGCTCGTGGATAGTTCGCGAAAGCCGACGATGACGGGAAGAAGGGCTAAATAACGAATGGGCTCTGCCGCCTCGGAAGTATTAAAAATAAACGTCGCCAGTTCAGGAGCGCATACATATATGTATATGGCCGCGGTTAATCCCCACAGCCAGGCTGCCTCCAGGGATAAGTAGAGCAGCCTGCGGAAGTCGGTCCAGAGTTTCTGTTGGGAGTAGCTGGCCAAGCGCATAGTGACGGTATGGCTTAGAGCCTGGGTGACAAGCGTAGGCGTGTAGGCCATGATGGCGGCCATTCCGGTTATTACACCGTACATGGCGGTTGCCCGGGAGGTGTCGTAGCCGGCAACCATCAGCCGGCCCGGGATCAGAATCGCGTCGATGAAATCGGAGGCTGGGATGAGAAGGCGCGTCAGCGAAATAATGAAGGATGCTTTAAATAGCCAGACGAACGGCAGCTGGCGGACAGATACCGATGCTGCCGGGTTCTTTCGCTGATCAGTGGACACATATAGCGTAAGCAGCGTGTAAGAGACGAGGACGCCGATAAATGCAGCCAGCACCCCTCCGCCAACTGCAATATGTATGCCTTGGGGCAATAGGCAGCCGACGATGATCAGCATGAAGAGAATTCGGCTTCCCTGCTCTGTCAATTCAGACAAGGCGATGATGTTGAACCGTTCCAGCCCCTGCAAATATCCTCTCAGCAAACCCAATAATGGAGCCGCGAAAATAGCCGGCGCCAGGTTCTGCAAAGCATATTGCAGATCCGGATTCCCCAACATGCTGGAAAGCGCGGGGGAATTCCAGAAGACGATCATGCTCAAAATCCCCCCGAATAGCACAAGAAAGAGGGAGACCCACTTAAAAAAATGCCAACCGAACCATGGCTTTTTTGCGGTAATAATGGCCAGGGCAGTTGGCAATCCTCCGGAAATCATAAGCAGCAGCCCATATAAGGAATAAGCGATTTGGTACAATCCGATACCTTCAGCACCTACGAGTCTCGTCAAGACGACGCGCCCGATAAGGCCGATCAATTTTACGACGGCCATTGCCCCGGCTCTTATCGCGGATTGCTTTAACAGGCGGGATAGTTTCATAAGTCCTCCAGTTTAGCGTCGATATCTTCAATTTCCATTGTATGACGTTAAACTGCAGTTATGCTGACAAGCCCGCATATACATTAGTCTCTAATGTGTACCAGTAAGTATTTGGTATGCTGATCCCACCCCAGGTCAAAGGGAACGCGATAACGGTCGGCCGAGTGCGAATTGACGAGGGGATAGCCGTAATCGTCGAATCCTACCACGATGGAGAAGTGATCCACATCGCTGCCGCTAATGATATATCCGATCAAATCGCCTGGCTGAATATGTGAAATTGCTCCATCCGGATATTTGGCCGAAGGAGCGACAATATCCCGGAATTGTCCCCTGGCAAGCAGTTTTCCGTATCCGGAATATATCAGGAAATTATAGAAGGAATCCGTCCGGATCCACGCTTCGCTTCCGCCCTTCTTGGCAAAATATCGCCATGATCCGGTCATCGGCAGCCCTCCGCCTTCTTTTTCGTCGCCAACCGCCTGTGAAGCGAAATTGGTACAATCGCCGCCCTTGCCGGAGTAATCGGCATATTTGCGGTTATACCTGTGATTATTGCCGGCGCCCCAGGCTGTTCCCGCATATTTATTCGCATACTCCACGGCACGGGCCCGGCGGTATTTTTTGCCGTCCACGGGCTGCTGCCGAT from Paenibacillus woosongensis includes the following:
- a CDS encoding FixH family protein — encoded protein: MKRWTIACLVLMIVILAGCSSAGSQTGMPDGIPEIIDVQIQSEPEKLNPGEPARIQAKVTQGGEEVTDAKSVTFEVWLSGSDTHEMLEGTHAGNGVYSIDKTFEQDGVYNVIAHVTARDMHNMPRKQLIVGEVTEDEIEQAKDSLYDKSSHMD
- a CDS encoding c-type cytochrome; translation: MRTGKGPLLLLVMAFVLLAVTACGQSASTDSGSASSPAGSKADAKPTLIYKQSCASCHAVDLSGKVGPSLQEIGSKLSEEEIYEAISSGRPGMPPFEKRLKTEEIQALAAWLANHTAADEGADQ
- a CDS encoding SCO family protein — encoded protein: MKRTKRIIDIGIIALLVVAAIGLLAFSWGGGKPNDLSIPVGSFEFTDQDGGQVGLDDLKGKVWVAHFMFTNCSTVCPTLTANMAKLQSEIKSAGLKADLVSFSVDPEKDTPEALKTYIGKFTDDLSNWHALTGYSFEDIQAFGQLSFKTAIQKDAIGDQVIHGISFYLVDASGTIVTKYDGQDPPYSQIIKHIKALSR
- a CDS encoding oligosaccharide flippase family protein, with the protein product MKLSRLLKQSAIRAGAMAVVKLIGLIGRVVLTRLVGAEGIGLYQIAYSLYGLLLMISGGLPTALAIITAKKPWFGWHFFKWVSLFLVLFGGILSMIVFWNSPALSSMLGNPDLQYALQNLAPAIFAAPLLGLLRGYLQGLERFNIIALSELTEQGSRILFMLIIVGCLLPQGIHIAVGGGVLAAFIGVLVSYTLLTLYVSTDQRKNPAASVSVRQLPFVWLFKASFIISLTRLLIPASDFIDAILIPGRLMVAGYDTSRATAMYGVITGMAAIMAYTPTLVTQALSHTVTMRLASYSQQKLWTDFRRLLYLSLEAAWLWGLTAAIYIYVCAPELATFIFNTSEAAEPIRYLALLPVIVGFRELSTSILWSQDIKKITFFGLLAGISCSIVIQYVLIAIPGWGYIGAAIGILAMEMISALVNLYALKFKLARIVRLLPALIIDALILIGSMLLVQLISKHWGSGSDSLSGFMLQTVLFFSAAGAFLFIRFKGKLSTG
- a CDS encoding amidase domain-containing protein; translated protein: MNLTNKFVAAILILCMTLLSCKAEVYAASGDQEEQEVRAFLDKLYKQRADILVSRETDGLKELYLHDNKVSKHALHNEVNRTNYLNEWAIKRAIKLLKANSEIRIVRLRTSKDTAKISLVHSLKVDYTYTNKNVPVQSFGIGTEHYLTLKKLDDDWKVHKEWYLDPLDENPNKIAVTDDGTSPSVNYRQQPVDGKKYRRARAVEYANKYAGTAWGAGNNHRYNRKYADYSGKGGDCTNFASQAVGDEKEGGGLPMTGSWRYFAKKGGSEAWIRTDSFYNFLIYSGYGKLLARGQFRDIVAPSAKYPDGAISHIQPGDLIGYIISGSDVDHFSIVVGFDDYGYPLVNSHSADRYRVPFDLGWDQHTKYLLVHIRD